A DNA window from Turicibacter sp. TJ11 contains the following coding sequences:
- the folD gene encoding bifunctional methylenetetrahydrofolate dehydrogenase/methenyltetrahydrofolate cyclohydrolase FolD — protein sequence MTKLMDGKLVSSQIRAEISQETEEFIKEMGITPHLLVIIVGNDPASMTYVKNKKKACEAVGFKSTVIELPVETTENHLIELIQQLNEDNSVHGILVQLPLPKHINEEKIIEMISVKKDVDGFHPYQVGCLVSGMDCLKPCTPSGVIELLKYYDIELKGRHAVIIGRSHIVGKPLIQLLLDENATVTICHSQTKDLSQLTKSADILIVAIGKPNFIKADMVKDQAVVVDVGINRLETGRLVGDVAFDEVSTKASYMTPVPGGVGPMTITMLLRNTLKAAKDLQSSSLSI from the coding sequence ATGACGAAGTTAATGGATGGAAAATTAGTTTCATCACAAATCAGAGCAGAAATTTCCCAGGAAACGGAAGAATTTATAAAAGAAATGGGGATCACACCTCATTTACTTGTTATCATTGTTGGAAACGATCCAGCATCGATGACCTATGTAAAAAATAAGAAAAAAGCCTGTGAAGCCGTCGGCTTTAAGTCAACGGTCATTGAATTGCCGGTTGAAACGACCGAGAATCATTTAATTGAATTAATTCAACAATTAAATGAAGATAACTCTGTTCATGGAATTTTAGTTCAACTGCCATTACCAAAACACATCAATGAAGAAAAAATTATCGAAATGATTTCTGTCAAAAAAGATGTCGATGGATTTCATCCGTATCAAGTAGGATGTTTAGTTTCGGGGATGGATTGCTTAAAGCCATGTACTCCTTCAGGTGTCATCGAGTTATTAAAATATTATGATATTGAATTAAAAGGTCGTCACGCAGTTATCATCGGTCGTAGTCATATTGTTGGAAAACCATTAATTCAATTACTTTTAGATGAAAATGCGACGGTAACGATTTGTCATTCTCAAACGAAGGATTTATCTCAATTGACAAAATCAGCAGATATTTTAATTGTAGCGATTGGAAAACCTAACTTTATTAAAGCTGATATGGTAAAAGATCAAGCAGTTGTTGTAGATGTTGGGATTAATCGTCTAGAGACAGGGCGTTTAGTTGGGGATGTTGCATTTGATGAAGTCTCAACAAAAGCGAGTTATATGACACCAGTTCCAGGTGGAGTAGGGCCGATGACGATTACGATGTTACTTCGTAATACGTTGAAGGCAGCAAAAGACTTACAGTCATCGAGCTTATCTATTTAA
- a CDS encoding TIGR03905 family TSCPD domain-containing protein, whose protein sequence is MQTFKTTGVCAKEIQFDIEDNKIKSVNFIGGCPGNLIGITHLVKEMEIETAIAKLKGISCKTKETSCPDQLAQALESYLNQ, encoded by the coding sequence ATGCAAACCTTTAAAACTACTGGCGTATGCGCTAAAGAAATTCAATTTGATATTGAAGACAACAAAATTAAAAGTGTTAACTTTATTGGAGGATGTCCAGGAAATTTAATTGGTATTACTCATTTAGTTAAAGAGATGGAGATAGAAACTGCCATTGCTAAATTAAAGGGGATCTCATGTAAAACTAAAGAAACTTCATGTCCTGATCAGTTAGCTCAAGCACTTGAAAGCTATCTAAATCAATAA
- the lysS gene encoding lysine--tRNA ligase, protein MSITEINDQLQVRRDKMEDLRQHGIDPFGQRFDRTHLSSELVEEYGMFSKEELEEKEIEVAIAGRIRTKRGKGKAGFAHIQDVKGQVQIYVRQDAVGEEAYNFFTKADLGDIVGVRGVVFKTKVGELSIKVKEYTPLTKALRPLPEKYHGLTDVEERYRRRYVDLIMNEESKQTFITRTRVITAMRRYLDNLGYLEVETPILHTTLGGAAARPFETHHNTLDMDLYLRIATELHLKRLLVGGLEKVYEIGRIFRNEGISVRHNPEFTSIELYEAYGDMETMMDLTENMIAHIAQEVLGTTTVPYGGHEINLAVGWKRWHMVEAIKEITGVDFFKEMTFEEAKAIAKEHNVEVPAHFTGVGHIINEFFETFVEEKIVQPTFIYGHPVEVSPLAKKNAEDPRFTDRFELFIDAREYANAFTELNDPIDQKERFEAQLAEKALGNDEASEMDVDYIEALEYGMPPAGGLGIGIDRLVMLLTNSPTIRDVLLFPTMRKK, encoded by the coding sequence ATGTCGATAACTGAAATCAACGATCAATTACAAGTTAGACGTGACAAAATGGAAGATTTACGTCAACACGGAATTGATCCATTTGGACAACGATTTGATCGTACACATTTATCTTCAGAATTAGTTGAAGAGTACGGAATGTTTTCTAAAGAAGAATTAGAAGAAAAAGAAATTGAAGTAGCGATTGCTGGACGTATCCGCACGAAGCGTGGAAAAGGTAAAGCTGGTTTTGCTCATATTCAAGACGTAAAAGGTCAAGTTCAAATTTATGTACGCCAAGATGCAGTTGGTGAAGAAGCGTATAATTTCTTCACAAAAGCTGACTTAGGTGATATTGTTGGAGTACGCGGAGTAGTATTTAAAACTAAAGTTGGTGAGTTATCAATTAAAGTTAAAGAATATACACCATTAACAAAAGCGTTACGCCCATTACCTGAAAAATATCATGGATTAACTGACGTTGAAGAGCGTTATCGTCGTCGTTACGTTGATTTAATCATGAACGAAGAAAGTAAACAAACGTTTATTACACGTACACGTGTGATTACTGCGATGCGCCGTTATTTAGATAACTTAGGATATTTAGAAGTTGAAACTCCAATTTTACATACAACATTAGGTGGAGCAGCAGCTCGTCCATTTGAAACACATCATAATACATTAGATATGGATTTATATTTACGTATTGCGACTGAGTTACACTTAAAACGTTTATTAGTTGGTGGACTTGAAAAAGTTTATGAAATCGGACGTATCTTCCGTAATGAAGGAATTTCAGTTCGTCATAATCCTGAATTCACTTCAATTGAGCTGTATGAAGCTTACGGTGATATGGAGACAATGATGGATTTAACAGAAAACATGATTGCCCATATTGCACAAGAAGTTTTAGGAACAACAACAGTGCCTTACGGTGGACATGAAATCAACTTAGCTGTTGGATGGAAACGTTGGCACATGGTTGAAGCCATTAAAGAAATTACAGGTGTTGATTTCTTCAAAGAAATGACATTCGAAGAAGCTAAAGCCATCGCTAAAGAACATAACGTAGAAGTACCTGCACACTTTACAGGAGTTGGACACATCATCAACGAATTCTTTGAAACATTTGTTGAAGAAAAAATCGTCCAACCAACATTCATCTACGGACATCCAGTAGAAGTTTCACCACTTGCGAAGAAAAATGCAGAAGATCCTCGTTTTACGGATCGTTTTGAATTATTTATTGACGCTCGTGAGTATGCAAATGCCTTCACTGAGTTAAATGATCCAATTGATCAAAAAGAGCGTTTTGAAGCACAATTAGCTGAAAAAGCATTAGGAAATGATGAAGCATCTGAAATGGATGTGGATTACATTGAAGCATTAGAATATGGTATGCCACCAGCAGGAGGACTTGGAATTGGTATCGACCGTTTAGTTATGTTATTAACTAATTCTCCAACAATCCGTGATGTATTATTATTCCCAACAATGCGTAAAAAATAA
- a CDS encoding alpha-amylase family glycosyl hydrolase: MALDTNLSLRQSVIYQVYNRNHNHTGTFRELIYDLKRIKELGVDIVYLLPIHPIGKKDKKGSLGCPYSIQDYREVNPEYGTLEDFKDLIKATHEHGMKLMIDVVYNHTSRDSVLLKTHPEWFYKNDEGEFANRIGDWSDVTDLDYTKDVALWDELIDILKYWAALGVDGYRCDVASFIPIKFWIKARSEVAKINPDFIWLAESVDGGFIKGVRSLGYEVCSDSELYQAFDICYDYDVYCYFKDYLLGKSSLAEYVKRVQLQEYIYPGNYVKLRCLENHDQARIASLVQSKEQLNMWTAFNYLQKGATMIYAGQEASCQHQPSLFDVDKVDWSHYNEAGMADLMKQLAIIKKDPVMSEGYYEIELGTVGDTVYLSYESSVKQRLAIFNFSLKAGDLFMDVADGTYKNLLTQQDVIVKNKTVTLSNEPIIFDINK; this comes from the coding sequence GTGGCGTTAGATACAAATTTATCATTACGGCAATCAGTGATTTATCAGGTTTATAACCGAAATCATAATCATACTGGAACGTTTAGAGAACTAATTTATGATTTAAAGCGAATTAAAGAGCTAGGGGTAGACATTGTTTATTTATTGCCGATTCATCCAATTGGAAAGAAAGATAAAAAAGGTAGCTTAGGGTGCCCTTATTCTATACAAGATTATCGTGAAGTAAATCCTGAGTATGGAACGCTTGAAGATTTTAAAGACTTAATTAAAGCGACCCATGAACATGGGATGAAATTAATGATTGATGTCGTTTATAACCATACTTCACGCGATTCCGTTTTATTAAAAACACATCCTGAGTGGTTTTATAAAAATGATGAAGGTGAGTTTGCGAATCGAATAGGTGATTGGTCTGATGTCACAGATTTAGACTATACGAAAGATGTTGCCTTATGGGATGAACTGATCGATATCTTAAAGTATTGGGCAGCGCTTGGAGTGGATGGTTACCGTTGTGATGTCGCTTCTTTTATTCCAATCAAGTTTTGGATAAAGGCTCGAAGTGAGGTTGCTAAGATTAATCCTGATTTTATTTGGTTAGCAGAGAGTGTCGATGGTGGATTTATTAAAGGCGTACGCTCATTAGGATATGAGGTTTGTAGCGACAGTGAGTTATATCAAGCATTTGATATTTGTTATGACTATGATGTTTATTGTTACTTTAAAGATTATCTATTAGGAAAATCATCTTTAGCTGAGTATGTGAAGCGAGTTCAACTACAAGAGTACATTTATCCAGGTAATTATGTAAAATTACGTTGTTTAGAAAATCATGATCAAGCACGTATTGCTTCGCTCGTTCAATCTAAAGAGCAATTAAACATGTGGACAGCCTTTAATTATTTACAAAAAGGTGCAACCATGATTTATGCAGGTCAAGAAGCGAGTTGTCAACATCAGCCAAGTCTATTTGATGTGGATAAAGTTGATTGGTCTCATTATAATGAAGCGGGAATGGCTGATTTAATGAAACAATTGGCTATCATCAAGAAAGATCCTGTCATGAGTGAGGGGTATTACGAAATTGAATTAGGTACGGTTGGTGATACTGTTTACTTAAGTTATGAAAGTTCTGTAAAACAACGACTTGCGATTTTTAATTTTAGTTTAAAAGCAGGAGATCTTTTCATGGACGTAGCTGATGGTACGTATAAAAATTTACTCACTCAACAAGATGTTATCGTTAAAAATAAAACAGTCACTCTATCAAACGAACCGATTATTTTTGATATTAATAAATAA
- the thpR gene encoding RNA 2',3'-cyclic phosphodiesterase, with the protein MKRLFIGIGFTDELKDYFKEHQQIVEKYCETARYTAYDNFHLTLKFLGMMNDSDIVKVIDVMKSIKFEKIYLVFDHLGYFKKKNRYIVYVGPESNEKLTHLAKNLQLGLVQANLVKDEDFVYRPHVTLCRNAKLLASPDELSQKLKIKKEETINHMILYESLSINGKLTYQPLYILEV; encoded by the coding sequence ATGAAACGTTTATTTATTGGTATAGGTTTTACAGATGAACTTAAAGATTATTTTAAAGAACATCAACAAATCGTTGAAAAATATTGTGAAACTGCTAGATATACAGCATACGATAATTTTCATCTAACACTTAAATTTCTTGGGATGATGAATGATTCAGATATTGTAAAAGTAATTGATGTGATGAAATCGATTAAGTTTGAAAAAATTTATCTGGTGTTTGATCATCTTGGTTATTTCAAAAAGAAGAATCGATATATTGTGTATGTAGGTCCGGAGTCTAACGAAAAATTAACTCATTTAGCGAAAAATCTACAACTTGGCTTAGTTCAAGCCAATCTAGTGAAAGATGAGGATTTTGTTTATCGCCCTCATGTCACCTTATGTAGAAATGCAAAATTACTCGCTTCACCTGACGAGTTATCACAAAAATTGAAAATCAAAAAGGAAGAAACGATTAATCATATGATTTTATATGAAAGTTTGAGTATTAATGGAAAATTAACGTATCAGCCATTATATATTTTGGAGGTATAA
- a CDS encoding CBS domain-containing protein: protein MTEQAGYLEFIESFNHIHKYLKKYTNSDDNVSFSDLLYKAKKHPMIHLYLDELHLFRKLRNIIVHQTDDFEQLIAYPSDEVVERMKFIEQQLVDPSTVIVFKTEVIKFNAADAIADVLKVSGEKEILKLPIYENDKFVGLVTSRGIAKWLQKHIENNTIELSGSVKDLLEYEKKSQYEFIAQSMTVYGAWNLFQSSPNKLDALLLTESGRPDDRIEAVITYDDVLKYIYTHDQYVFN from the coding sequence ATGACAGAACAAGCAGGTTATTTAGAATTCATTGAGTCATTTAATCATATACATAAATATCTAAAGAAATATACCAATTCAGATGATAATGTCTCATTTAGCGATTTGCTTTATAAAGCTAAGAAACATCCAATGATTCATCTTTATTTAGATGAGCTGCATTTATTCCGAAAATTACGTAATATTATTGTTCATCAAACGGATGATTTTGAACAATTGATTGCTTATCCAAGCGATGAAGTCGTTGAGCGAATGAAATTTATTGAACAACAGCTAGTGGATCCTTCAACAGTGATTGTTTTTAAAACGGAAGTGATTAAATTTAATGCTGCTGATGCGATTGCGGATGTTTTAAAAGTTTCAGGAGAAAAAGAAATATTAAAACTTCCGATTTATGAAAATGATAAATTTGTGGGACTCGTTACTTCAAGAGGAATCGCAAAATGGTTACAAAAACATATTGAAAACAACACCATCGAGCTTTCAGGAAGTGTGAAAGATCTATTAGAATATGAAAAAAAATCTCAGTATGAGTTTATCGCCCAATCTATGACTGTTTATGGAGCTTGGAATTTATTTCAATCCTCACCAAATAAATTAGATGCTTTATTATTAACAGAAAGCGGTCGTCCAGATGATCGGATTGAAGCAGTAATTACGTATGATGATGTTTTAAAATACATTTATACACATGATCAATATGTGTTTAATTAA
- a CDS encoding IS110 family transposase — protein MDVVYQTCCGIDVHKMKWVACLCKGHKQEIKEFSAKTKDIKAMVDWLEGNKCEMVAMESTSVYWKPLVNIFEMRGLKYMVVNAKDFKAVPGRKTDVLDSAWLADLLRHGLLKSSFIPSREQRELREATRYRKAITEERARALNRLQKMLEGANIKISSILSTITGKTTMNLLDYVLNNDEMMDEKTAETLIISRISASVKEVTEAMEGIITPFQKTMMKQVLTHLRE, from the coding sequence ATGGATGTTGTTTACCAAACGTGTTGTGGGATTGATGTGCACAAGATGAAATGGGTGGCTTGTTTGTGTAAAGGCCATAAGCAAGAAATCAAGGAGTTTAGTGCCAAAACAAAAGATATCAAAGCGATGGTTGATTGGCTTGAAGGAAACAAATGTGAAATGGTTGCGATGGAGTCGACTTCTGTTTATTGGAAACCTCTTGTCAATATTTTTGAAATGCGCGGATTAAAGTATATGGTTGTTAATGCCAAAGACTTTAAAGCTGTTCCTGGCCGAAAGACAGATGTATTGGATAGTGCTTGGTTAGCTGATTTACTCCGTCACGGTTTACTTAAATCAAGTTTTATCCCAAGTCGTGAACAACGCGAATTAAGAGAAGCGACACGTTATCGGAAGGCAATAACTGAAGAAAGAGCCCGCGCCCTTAACAGGCTTCAAAAAATGTTAGAAGGTGCCAATATTAAAATCAGTTCGATTCTTTCAACGATAACAGGTAAAACAACCATGAATCTATTAGATTATGTTTTAAACAATGATGAAATGATGGATGAAAAAACAGCTGAAACCTTAATAATCAGTCGGATATCAGCTTCTGTTAAAGAGGTGACAGAGGCGATGGAAGGAATAATAACCCCTTTTCAAAAAACGATGATGAAACAAGTTCTCACACATCTTCGCGAATGA
- a CDS encoding transposase, which produces MDIIIDTYMAEYWEAIKKLEQIPGIGKKSAEIILAEIGLDMNQFPSAGHLASWAGVAPGNNESAGKRKSGKTRKGNKILTSTLAQVAKSASKNKNSFFHAQYQRIAVKRGKNRATLAVAHSILIAIYHMLKDGQEFIDLGSDYYHQFNTEKKINSYLKKLAALGYRVDEHSTVK; this is translated from the coding sequence ATGGACATCATCATTGATACGTATATGGCAGAGTATTGGGAAGCCATTAAGAAACTTGAACAAATTCCTGGCATCGGAAAGAAGAGTGCAGAAATTATTTTAGCTGAAATTGGATTGGATATGAATCAGTTTCCCAGTGCAGGACATCTCGCTTCATGGGCAGGTGTAGCTCCTGGAAATAATGAAAGTGCGGGCAAAAGAAAAAGCGGGAAAACCCGCAAAGGAAACAAGATACTGACATCGACACTCGCTCAAGTTGCGAAATCAGCCTCTAAAAATAAAAATAGCTTTTTTCATGCCCAATATCAACGAATCGCTGTCAAAAGAGGAAAAAATAGAGCCACCTTAGCGGTCGCTCATTCTATTTTAATAGCCATCTATCATATGTTGAAAGATGGCCAGGAATTTATTGATTTAGGATCCGACTACTACCATCAATTTAATACCGAGAAAAAAATTAACTCATACCTGAAAAAGTTAGCTGCTTTAGGATATAGAGTTGATGAACATTCAACGGTAAAGTGA
- a CDS encoding IS630 family transposase (programmed frameshift) produces MNQTELKLIETAMRETSSKQLYTRYQVIYLHLQGYKNVEIARIVPFTAQTIGTHVRNYKKYGLEGLNPRPKSGCPKKLSPEQEAELIHTLIHKTPADVGIEPYMTWDCKLLCIWVKQTFGISFSKGGMRDMLLRLGFSYTRPTYSLARASQEKQEGFKQEFEQLKNLIRGEIDHLLFQDESSIRDYQSLVNNWFPKGKQRIIPTYGNNKSVKLIGILNYETGHVYVQEEERYTADIFLEFLKKVLKQYPTGKIVMILDNARIHHAKLIQPFLNEHKNRLRLIFLPPYSPELNLIEGLWKWLKQSVIHNVFYKNINEIRNAVQGFIQHINERPSEVIQRLCEKM; encoded by the exons ATGAATCAGACAGAATTAAAATTAATTGAAACAGCGATGCGTGAAACATCATCGAAACAACTTTATACTCGTTATCAAGTCATCTATTTACACTTACAAGGATATAAAAATGTAGAAATCGCTAGGATAGTTCCCTTTACTGCTCAGACCATCGGAACACATGTTAGAAATTATAAAAAATATGGACTTGAGGGATTAAACCCACGCCCAAAATCAGGCTGCCCGAAGAAACTTTCACCTGAGCAAGAAGCTGAGTTAATCCATACTCTCATCCATAAAACGCCCGCTGATGTTGGGATTGAACCGTACATGACTTGGGATTGTAAGCTATTATGCATCTGGGTGAAGCAAACCTTTGGAATTTCATTCTCTAAAGGGGGAATGCGTGACATGTTGTTACGCTTAGGTTTTAGCTACACACGCCCGACTTACTCATTAGCGAGAGCTAGTCAAGAAAAACAAGAGGGATTTAAACAGGAATTTGAACAATTAAAAAAT TTGATTCGTGGAGAGATTGATCATTTATTGTTTCAAGATGAAAGTTCTATCAGAGATTATCAATCATTAGTCAACAATTGGTTTCCTAAAGGAAAACAACGGATTATTCCTACTTACGGAAATAATAAAAGTGTCAAATTAATAGGAATCCTTAACTATGAGACAGGTCATGTTTATGTCCAGGAGGAAGAACGTTATACAGCAGATATCTTTTTAGAATTCCTCAAAAAAGTACTGAAACAATATCCAACGGGAAAGATTGTCATGATTTTAGATAACGCAAGAATTCATCACGCTAAACTCATCCAACCTTTTTTAAACGAACACAAAAATAGATTAAGGTTAATCTTTTTACCACCATATAGTCCAGAATTAAACTTAATTGAAGGATTATGGAAATGGTTAAAACAATCTGTGATTCATAACGTCTTTTATAAAAATATAAATGAGATTAGAAACGCTGTTCAAGGATTTATTCAACATATCAATGAAAGACCTTCGGAAGTGATCCAAAGACTCTGCGAAAAAATGTGA
- a CDS encoding EAL domain-containing protein — MEEIVSREQLIDYFIESCDLLQNYKSIKQVLYEELEKEESNVEELLTDYRENQKFDYLVPVLILTARYYFEHEFYSLAAIYLVECHCALEYLDENHLLKGYVLGELGYVYECMGELQQANHYYTTALSFSREKQIPLLAIYSLDHLVHMMLILCQRKGFKKIKQFVMDYRYESTFNQCKGKIDLLNAYIIGDYKSVIKLCEESVDFKNKEDKLAMYNHSMYQLGKAKEIKWNLNLDESNLHDQTGIYSLINLLTYHLIEDNDEQLSSYLKELFQSLAEKNLHHLMRFGYHFLCQDIRIRSSLEWASDFEELLSQTYDLIHSQEQHLKQRTESIYHSYREYYQRLNKLKAQQKYKLVHFNQLSDYYQQEYTPKTVLSYLKLDHCFYGEFNNQILNQVIETINEWMGESITFSVENEGIWFYFNACHKEVKLKQKLNHLVELWYEKIKQTYYVSFLLPRYTTTSFEETAMRVKSDFCSLILKSNVRLPYDVSFCQELSWSHNISLKIRQLLDATYQTGEFNLAYTPLYYREGTQLFGVECHHQLDDHVILNRLSSEERAEASHILTMEKEFYQFEAGCRYVHEKNQSTDEPLSLFIKLSRETVLNKLLPSRILNCLQKYEIQPNQLIISINEDVLFEQNTLIQKGIKRLRELEINIALDEYGAGALTGSIRNLNIDYLRISSCLIQYLKNSNNCLHMMKSLLSVCSSKDVKICCSEIENESSLHLISDFGIDVVSGSYYQRNLVV, encoded by the coding sequence GTGGAGGAAATTGTATCAAGAGAACAATTAATTGATTACTTCATAGAATCATGTGATCTTTTACAAAATTATAAAAGCATTAAACAAGTATTATATGAGGAGCTTGAAAAAGAAGAATCAAATGTTGAAGAACTTTTAACGGATTATCGTGAAAATCAGAAGTTTGACTATTTAGTACCTGTATTAATTTTAACGGCTCGCTATTATTTCGAACATGAATTTTATAGTTTAGCTGCGATTTATTTAGTGGAATGTCATTGTGCCTTAGAGTACTTAGATGAGAATCATTTATTAAAAGGCTATGTTTTAGGGGAATTAGGTTATGTTTATGAATGCATGGGAGAGTTGCAACAAGCCAATCATTACTATACAACAGCACTTTCTTTTAGTCGAGAGAAGCAAATTCCTTTACTGGCCATCTATAGCTTAGATCATTTAGTTCATATGATGTTAATTTTATGTCAGCGAAAAGGTTTTAAGAAAATTAAACAATTTGTTATGGACTATCGGTATGAATCAACCTTTAATCAGTGTAAAGGTAAAATTGATTTATTGAATGCTTATATTATAGGAGACTATAAATCTGTCATTAAGTTATGCGAAGAATCTGTTGATTTTAAAAATAAAGAAGATAAACTAGCCATGTATAATCACTCAATGTATCAATTAGGGAAAGCTAAAGAAATTAAATGGAATTTGAATTTAGACGAGTCGAATTTACACGATCAAACCGGCATCTATTCGTTAATTAATCTTTTAACCTACCACTTAATTGAAGATAATGACGAGCAATTATCTAGCTATCTTAAGGAACTCTTTCAGTCGTTAGCTGAGAAAAATCTTCATCATTTGATGAGATTTGGTTATCATTTTTTATGTCAGGACATACGAATTCGTTCAAGTTTAGAATGGGCGAGTGATTTTGAAGAATTATTAAGTCAAACCTATGATTTAATACACTCTCAAGAACAACATTTAAAGCAACGAACTGAAAGTATTTATCACAGTTACCGAGAGTATTATCAACGTTTAAATAAACTAAAAGCTCAACAAAAATATAAATTAGTTCACTTTAATCAATTGTCGGATTATTACCAACAGGAGTATACTCCAAAAACAGTGTTAAGCTACTTAAAGTTAGATCACTGTTTCTATGGTGAGTTTAATAATCAGATTTTAAATCAGGTCATTGAAACTATTAATGAATGGATGGGAGAAAGCATTACTTTCTCAGTTGAAAACGAAGGAATTTGGTTTTACTTTAATGCTTGTCACAAAGAAGTAAAACTGAAACAAAAATTAAATCACTTAGTTGAACTATGGTATGAAAAGATTAAACAAACATATTATGTTTCTTTTTTATTGCCACGATATACGACTACTTCATTTGAAGAAACAGCGATGCGCGTTAAAAGTGATTTTTGCAGTCTAATCTTAAAGTCTAATGTTCGTTTACCTTATGACGTGAGTTTTTGTCAGGAACTTTCTTGGAGCCATAATATTTCATTGAAAATTCGTCAATTACTAGATGCTACTTATCAAACTGGAGAGTTTAACTTGGCTTATACTCCTCTTTATTATCGAGAAGGAACACAGTTATTTGGCGTGGAGTGTCATCATCAACTAGATGACCATGTCATTTTGAATCGTTTATCTTCAGAAGAACGAGCAGAAGCATCACATATTTTGACAATGGAAAAAGAGTTTTATCAATTTGAAGCTGGATGTCGATATGTTCATGAAAAAAATCAAAGCACCGATGAGCCTTTATCATTATTTATTAAACTGTCTCGAGAAACCGTGTTGAATAAGCTCTTACCTTCAAGAATTTTAAATTGTTTACAAAAGTATGAAATTCAACCGAATCAATTGATTATTAGTATAAATGAAGATGTTTTATTTGAACAAAATACACTCATTCAAAAGGGAATTAAACGATTGCGAGAATTAGAAATTAATATTGCCTTAGATGAGTATGGAGCAGGTGCTTTAACGGGATCTATTCGTAATTTAAATATTGATTATTTACGAATTAGCTCTTGTCTCATTCAATACTTAAAAAATTCAAATAATTGCCTTCATATGATGAAGTCTTTATTAAGTGTTTGCTCAAGTAAGGACGTAAAGATTTGTTGCTCAGAAATTGAAAATGAATCAAGTCTACATTTAATTAGTGATTTTGGAATTGATGTCGTAAGTGGCAGCTATTATCAAAGAAATTTAGTTGTTTAA
- a CDS encoding RNA polymerase sigma factor, protein MNSNTHEPIEQVVERLIEDYGQEVYRIAYFYIKDRQLAEDVFQEVFYKVMKNYHKFQHQSSEKTWLTRITINTCKDLLRTNWIKRVTTFSTWQEPQSDYEAPFDIEKQEEYQELYQMIQKLPTKYKDVILLFYYKELSYEEISQILGIPEGTVRSRLARARTKLKKMISEREV, encoded by the coding sequence GTGAATTCAAACACCCATGAACCAATTGAGCAGGTAGTGGAAAGACTTATTGAAGACTACGGACAAGAAGTATATAGAATTGCTTATTTTTATATTAAAGACCGACAATTGGCTGAAGATGTATTTCAAGAAGTTTTTTATAAGGTGATGAAAAACTATCATAAATTTCAACATCAAAGTAGTGAAAAAACGTGGTTAACTCGAATTACGATTAATACGTGTAAAGATTTATTAAGAACAAATTGGATAAAACGTGTCACGACATTTAGCACTTGGCAAGAGCCACAATCAGATTATGAAGCTCCTTTTGATATTGAAAAACAGGAAGAATATCAAGAGTTGTATCAGATGATTCAGAAACTTCCAACGAAATATAAGGATGTCATCTTATTATTTTATTATAAAGAGCTATCCTATGAAGAAATCTCTCAAATACTCGGCATTCCTGAAGGAACCGTTCGAAGCCGTTTAGCACGTGCGCGCACAAAATTAAAGAAAATGATAAGTGAAAGAGAGGTGTGA